The proteins below come from a single Xyrauchen texanus isolate HMW12.3.18 chromosome 3, RBS_HiC_50CHRs, whole genome shotgun sequence genomic window:
- the LOC127621110 gene encoding serine/arginine-rich splicing factor 7-like, which produces MSYSSRSSSRASDCKVYVGDLGNGAAKGELERAFSYYGPLRSVWVARNPPGFAFVEYEDARDAEDAVKGMDGKVLCGARVRVELSTGMSRKSRFGRPNRRQFDPNDRCYQCGESGHYAYDCYRFNKRRGRRSRSASRSRSRSRGRRYRSRSRSNEKRYRSPSYSKRRSRSASPARSRTPVRRSRSPVRRSKSPVRRDSRSRSRSGSRQRKRSVSRSRSRSVSHKKESHSRSASPRRSPTPDAD; this is translated from the exons ATGTCTTACTCATCCCGAAGTTCCTCTCGTGCCTCTGACTGTAAGGTCTATGTTGGTGACCTTGGCAACGGTGCAGCCAAAGGTGAACTTGAACGAGCCTTCAGTTACTACGGACCACTGAGGAGTGTATGGGTTGCACGAAACCCACCAGGTTTCGCCTTCGTAGAGTATGAGGATGCCAGAGATGCAGAGGATGCCGTAAAGGGGATGGACGGAAA GGTGCTTTGTGGAGCCCGCGTCAGAGTTGAGCTGTCTACTGGTATGTCTAGAAAGTCCCGATTTGGGCGCCCTAACCGCAGGCAATTTGACCCAAATGACCGATGCTACCAGTGTGGAGAGAGTGGCCATTATGCCTACGACTGCTATCGCTTCAATAAGAGGCGTGGCCGACGCAGCAG GTCAGCATCTCGCTCTCGTTCCAGATCTCGTGGCCGGCGTTACCGCTCTCGTAGCCGTAGCAATGAAAA GAGGTACCGTTCACCGTCATACTCAAAACGCAGAAGCAG GTCTGCCTCTCCAGCCCGCTCCAGAACTCCTGTGCGGCGCTCTCGTTCCCCAGTCCGCAGGTCGAAAAGCCCTGTCCGTAGAGACAG TCGCTCCCGTTCACGCTCTGGTTCCAGACAAAGGAAACGTAGTGTATCCAGATCTCGGTCTCGTTCAGTCAGTCATAAGAAAGAAAG TCATTCCAGGTCTGCCAGCCCAAGGAGAAGCCCAACCCCAGATGCTGACTGA